The Neisseria sicca genome includes a window with the following:
- the metE gene encoding 5-methyltetrahydropteroyltriglutamate--homocysteine S-methyltransferase yields MTTLHFSGFPRVGAFRELKFAQEKYWRKEISEQELLDVARDLREKNWKHQAAANADYVAVGDFTFYDHILDLQVATGAIPARFGFDSQNLSLEQFFQLARGNKDQFAIEMTKWFDTNYHYLVPEFHADTEFKANANHYVQQLKEAQALGLKAKPTIVGPLTFLWVGKEKGAVEFDRLSLLQKLLPVYVEILNALVEAGAEWIQIDEPALAVDLPKEWVEAYKDVYATLSKVNAKILLSTYFGSVAEHAALLKALPVDGLHIDLVRAPEQLDAFADYDKVLSAGIIDGRNIWRANLNKVLETVEPLKAKLGDRLWISSSCSLLHTPFDLSVEEKLKANKPDLYSWLAFTLQKTQELRVLKAALNEGRDSVAEELAASQAAADSRANSSEIHRADVAKRLTDLPANADQRKSPFADRIKAQQAWLNLPLLPTTNIGSFPQTTEIRQARAAFKKGELSAADYEAAMKKEIALVVEEQEKLDLDVLVHGEAERNDMVEYFGELLSGFAFTQYGWVQSYGSRCVKPPIIFGDVSRPEAMTVAWSTYAQSLTKRPMKGMLTGPVTILQWSFVRNDIPRATVCKQIALALNDEVLDLEKAGIKVIQIDEPAIREGLPLKRADWDAYLNWAGESFRLSSTGCEDSTQIHTHMCYSEFNDILPAIAAMDADVITIETSRSDMELLTAFGEFKYPNDIGPGVYDIHSPRVPTEAEVEHLLRKAIEVVPVERLWVNPDCGLKTRGWKETLEQLQVMMNVTHKLRAELAK; encoded by the coding sequence ATGACAACATTACATTTCTCAGGCTTCCCGCGTGTCGGCGCCTTCCGTGAATTGAAATTCGCCCAAGAAAAATACTGGCGCAAAGAAATCAGCGAACAAGAGCTGCTTGACGTTGCCAGAGACCTGCGCGAGAAAAACTGGAAACACCAAGCTGCCGCCAACGCCGATTACGTTGCCGTAGGCGATTTCACTTTCTACGACCACATCCTCGACCTGCAAGTCGCTACCGGCGCGATTCCTGCCCGTTTCGGCTTCGACAGCCAAAACCTGTCTTTGGAACAATTCTTCCAACTGGCTCGCGGCAACAAAGACCAATTCGCCATCGAAATGACTAAATGGTTCGACACCAACTATCACTATCTGGTGCCTGAATTCCACGCCGATACCGAATTTAAAGCGAACGCCAATCACTACGTTCAACAACTGAAAGAAGCCCAAGCCCTCGGCCTGAAAGCCAAACCAACCATCGTCGGCCCGCTGACCTTCCTGTGGGTAGGTAAAGAAAAAGGCGCAGTCGAATTCGACCGCCTGAGCCTGTTGCAAAAACTGCTGCCCGTTTACGTTGAAATCCTGAACGCTTTGGTTGAAGCCGGTGCTGAATGGATTCAAATCGACGAGCCTGCATTGGCTGTTGACCTGCCTAAAGAATGGGTAGAAGCCTACAAAGACGTTTACGCCACTTTGAGCAAAGTAAACGCCAAAATCCTGTTGAGCACTTACTTCGGTTCCGTTGCCGAACACGCCGCATTGCTGAAAGCACTGCCTGTTGACGGCCTGCATATCGACTTGGTACGCGCTCCCGAACAACTGGACGCGTTCGCTGACTACGACAAAGTTCTGTCTGCCGGCATTATCGATGGCCGCAACATCTGGCGCGCCAACCTGAATAAAGTTTTGGAAACTGTCGAGCCTCTGAAAGCCAAACTGGGCGACCGCTTGTGGATTTCCAGCTCTTGCTCGCTGTTGCACACCCCATTTGACTTGTCAGTTGAAGAAAAACTGAAAGCCAACAAACCCGACCTGTACTCTTGGTTGGCATTTACCCTGCAAAAAACCCAAGAATTGCGCGTTCTGAAAGCCGCATTGAACGAAGGTCGTGATTCCGTTGCCGAAGAACTCGCCGCCAGCCAAGCTGCCGCCGATTCACGCGCCAACAGCAGCGAAATCCACCGCGCAGACGTTGCCAAACGCCTGACCGACCTGCCTGCCAACGCAGACCAACGCAAATCACCGTTTGCCGACCGTATCAAAGCGCAACAAGCATGGTTGAACCTGCCTCTGCTGCCGACTACCAACATCGGTTCTTTCCCGCAAACTACCGAAATCCGTCAAGCACGCGCAGCCTTCAAAAAAGGCGAACTGTCTGCCGCCGATTACGAAGCCGCGATGAAAAAAGAAATCGCCTTGGTGGTTGAAGAGCAAGAAAAACTGGACTTGGACGTATTGGTACACGGCGAAGCCGAGCGTAACGACATGGTCGAATACTTCGGCGAATTGTTGAGCGGTTTCGCGTTCACCCAATACGGCTGGGTACAAAGCTACGGCTCACGCTGCGTTAAACCACCGATCATCTTCGGTGACGTAAGCCGTCCTGAAGCCATGACTGTCGCTTGGTCCACTTACGCACAAAGCCTGACCAAACGCCCGATGAAAGGCATGTTGACCGGCCCCGTAACCATCCTGCAATGGTCTTTCGTCCGTAACGACATTCCACGCGCTACCGTGTGCAAACAAATCGCACTGGCCCTGAACGACGAAGTATTGGATCTGGAAAAAGCAGGCATCAAAGTCATCCAAATCGACGAACCTGCCATCCGCGAAGGTCTGCCTTTGAAACGTGCCGATTGGGATGCCTACCTGAACTGGGCAGGCGAATCCTTCCGCCTGTCCTCTACCGGTTGCGAAGACAGCACACAAATCCACACCCATATGTGCTACTCTGAGTTCAACGACATCCTGCCCGCCATCGCAGCTATGGACGCCGACGTGATTACCATCGAGACTTCGCGTTCCGACATGGAACTCTTGACCGCGTTCGGCGAGTTCAAATACCCGAACGACATCGGTCCGGGCGTTTACGACATCCACAGCCCACGCGTACCGACGGAAGCCGAAGTAGAACACCTGTTGCGTAAAGCCATCGAAGTCGTACCGGTTGAACGCCTGTGGGTAAACCCGGACTGCGGTCTGAAAACACGCGGTTGGAAAGAAACTCTGGAGCAACTCCAAGTCATGATGAACGTTACCCACAAACTGCGTGCCGAATTGGCGAAATAA
- a CDS encoding S-methyl-5'-thioinosine phosphorylase: protein MLAIIGGSSLTKLHELNITDRKIIRTPYGLTSSPVLSGKLGSQDIIFLARHGFGHTVAPHEINYRANIWALHSIGAEYIVAVSSVISINDRFENGALVLPDDLIDYTYGRKDTFFEGQEEPVVHTDFLEPYTAGLREKIVEHAQQHQMPLYTQAVYGCLQGPRWPTRAEIQRYRRDGVDVLGMTGMPEAVLARELGIQYAHFCGITDIRCLSGGTEGAECGLETELAVEKIRRLLAGL, encoded by the coding sequence ATGTTAGCCATCATCGGCGGCAGCAGCCTGACCAAGCTGCATGAACTGAACATCACCGACCGCAAAATCATCCGAACCCCCTACGGACTGACCAGCAGCCCCGTCTTAAGTGGCAAACTGGGCAGTCAGGACATCATCTTCCTTGCGCGGCACGGCTTCGGCCATACCGTTGCGCCGCACGAAATCAACTACCGCGCCAACATCTGGGCGTTGCATTCCATAGGCGCGGAATACATCGTCGCCGTTTCCTCCGTCATCAGCATCAACGACCGCTTTGAAAACGGCGCACTCGTCCTGCCCGACGACTTGATCGACTACACCTACGGTCGTAAAGACACCTTTTTTGAAGGACAGGAAGAACCGGTCGTACACACCGATTTTCTCGAACCCTACACTGCCGGGCTGCGCGAAAAAATCGTCGAACACGCGCAACAGCACCAAATGCCTTTATACACCCAAGCCGTTTACGGCTGCCTGCAAGGCCCGCGCTGGCCGACCCGCGCCGAAATCCAACGTTACCGCCGCGACGGTGTGGACGTATTGGGCATGACCGGAATGCCCGAAGCCGTCCTCGCCCGCGAACTGGGCATCCAATACGCCCACTTCTGCGGCATCACCGACATCCGCTGCCTCAGCGGAGGGACGGAAGGGGCGGAATGCGGCTTGGAAACCGAGCTTGCCGTTGAAAAAATCCGCCGCCTGCTTGCCGGCTTGTAA